The proteins below come from a single Serratia ficaria genomic window:
- a CDS encoding glutamate synthase small subunit: MSQNVYQFIDLQRVDPPKKPLKIRKIEFVEIYEPFSETQAKAQADRCLSCGNPYCEWKCPVHNYIPNWLKLANEGRIMEAADLAHQTNSLPEVCGRVCPQDRLCEGSCTLNDEFGAVTIGNIERYISDKAIEMGWKPDMSHVQPTGKRVAIVGAGPAGLACADVLTRNGVKAVVYDRHPEIGGLLTFGIPAFKLEKEVMIKRRGIFSEMGIEFRLNTEVGKDVAMETLLDEFDAVFLGVGTYQSMRGGLENEDAPGVYDALPFLIANTKQLMGYEAEQHEPYVSMEGKRVVVLGGGDTAMDCVRTSIRQGATQVTCAYRRDEANMPGSKREVKNAREEGVEFKFNLQPLSIELNSAGRVAGVRMVRTQLGAPDANGRQAAEQVPGSEHVIDADAVVMAFGFRPHRMDWLAAHDVQLDKQGRILAPESTDNAFQTSNPKIFAGGDAVRGSDLVVTAIAEGRKAADGIMNYLEV; the protein is encoded by the coding sequence ATGAGTCAGAATGTTTATCAATTTATCGACCTGCAGCGTGTTGATCCGCCAAAGAAACCGCTGAAGATCCGTAAAATTGAGTTTGTAGAGATTTACGAGCCGTTTTCGGAAACCCAGGCGAAAGCGCAGGCAGACCGCTGTCTGTCCTGCGGCAACCCTTATTGCGAATGGAAATGCCCGGTTCACAACTACATCCCGAACTGGCTGAAGCTGGCGAACGAAGGCCGCATCATGGAGGCGGCGGATCTGGCGCACCAGACCAACAGCCTGCCGGAAGTGTGCGGCCGCGTCTGCCCGCAGGATCGCCTGTGCGAGGGTTCCTGCACCCTGAACGATGAGTTCGGTGCGGTGACCATCGGCAACATCGAGCGTTATATCAGCGATAAGGCCATCGAAATGGGCTGGAAGCCGGATATGTCGCACGTACAGCCGACCGGCAAGCGCGTGGCGATCGTCGGCGCCGGCCCGGCCGGGCTGGCCTGCGCCGACGTGCTGACCCGCAACGGCGTCAAGGCGGTGGTGTACGATCGTCATCCGGAGATCGGCGGCCTGCTGACCTTCGGCATTCCGGCCTTCAAGCTGGAAAAAGAGGTGATGATCAAGCGCCGCGGCATCTTCAGCGAGATGGGCATCGAGTTCCGGCTGAATACCGAAGTGGGCAAGGACGTGGCGATGGAAACGCTGCTGGACGAGTTCGATGCGGTGTTCCTGGGCGTCGGCACCTATCAGTCGATGCGCGGCGGGCTGGAGAACGAAGACGCGCCGGGCGTTTACGACGCGCTGCCGTTCCTGATCGCCAACACCAAGCAACTGATGGGCTATGAAGCCGAGCAGCACGAGCCGTACGTCAGCATGGAAGGCAAACGCGTGGTGGTGCTGGGCGGCGGCGATACCGCGATGGACTGCGTGCGCACTTCGATCCGTCAGGGCGCGACGCAGGTTACCTGCGCCTATCGCCGCGACGAAGCCAACATGCCGGGTTCCAAACGCGAGGTGAAAAACGCCCGCGAGGAAGGCGTGGAGTTCAAGTTCAACCTGCAGCCGTTGAGCATCGAGCTGAACAGCGCCGGCCGCGTAGCCGGCGTCAGAATGGTGCGCACCCAGCTGGGCGCCCCGGACGCCAACGGCCGCCAGGCGGCGGAACAGGTGCCGGGCTCCGAGCACGTGATCGACGCCGACGCGGTGGTGATGGCCTTCGGTTTCCGTCCGCACCGGATGGACTGGCTGGCGGCGCACGACGTGCAGCTCGACAAGCAGGGGCGCATTCTGGCCCCGGAAAGCACCGACAACGCCTTCCAGACCAGCAACCCGAAAATCTTCGCCGGCGGCGATGCGGTGCGCGGTTCGGATCTGGTGGTGACGGCGATTGCCGAGGGCCGCAAGGCCGCCGACGGCATCATGAACTACCTGGAAGTGTAA
- the sspB gene encoding ClpXP protease specificity-enhancing factor, whose amino-acid sequence MDMSQMTPRRPYLLRAFYDWLLDNQLTPHLVVDVTRPDVQVPMEFARDGQIVLNIAPRAVGNLELGNEDVHFNARFGGVPRQVSVPMAAVLAIYARENGAGTMFEPEAAYEAEGTFEGLDSETIPSESLMSVIDGDRPDVSDDQDPDDEPPQPPRGGRPALRVVK is encoded by the coding sequence ATGGACATGTCTCAGATGACTCCGCGCCGTCCGTACCTGCTGCGGGCCTTCTATGACTGGCTGCTTGATAACCAGCTGACGCCGCATCTGGTGGTGGACGTCACGCGTCCCGACGTGCAGGTGCCGATGGAGTTCGCCCGCGACGGCCAGATCGTGCTGAACATCGCGCCGCGCGCGGTCGGCAATCTGGAGCTGGGCAACGAAGACGTGCATTTCAACGCGCGCTTCGGCGGCGTGCCGCGTCAGGTTTCGGTGCCGATGGCCGCCGTGCTGGCGATTTACGCGCGCGAGAACGGCGCAGGCACCATGTTCGAACCGGAAGCCGCCTATGAGGCCGAGGGCACCTTCGAGGGGTTGGACAGCGAAACCATCCCTTCCGAAAGCCTGATGTCGGTGATTGACGGCGACCGCCCGGACGTCAGCGACGACCAGGATCCGGATGACGAGCCGCCACAGCCGCCGCGCGGGGGGCGCCCGGCGTTGCGCGTCGTGAAATAA
- the sspA gene encoding stringent starvation protein SspA gives MAVAANKRSVMTLFSGPTDIFSHQVRIVLAEKGVSVEIEQVELDNLPQDLIDLNPYQTVPTLVDRELTLYESRIIMEYLDERFPHPPLMPVYPVARGESRLMMLRIEKNWYSLMYKIEQSSGQEAESARRQLREELLAIAPIFGQTPYFMSEEFSLVDCYLAPLLWRLPQLGIELSGAGSKELKGYMTRVFERDAFLASLTEAEREMRLQTRG, from the coding sequence ATGGCTGTCGCTGCCAACAAACGTTCGGTAATGACGCTGTTTTCTGGCCCGACCGACATTTTTAGCCATCAAGTACGCATCGTACTGGCGGAGAAAGGTGTCAGCGTCGAGATTGAGCAGGTCGAGCTGGATAACCTGCCGCAGGATCTGATTGACCTCAATCCTTACCAAACGGTGCCTACGCTGGTCGATCGCGAGCTGACCCTGTATGAATCCCGCATCATCATGGAATACCTTGATGAGCGTTTCCCGCATCCGCCGCTGATGCCGGTTTACCCGGTCGCGCGCGGTGAAAGCCGCCTGATGATGCTGCGTATCGAGAAAAACTGGTACTCGCTGATGTACAAAATCGAGCAGAGCAGCGGCCAGGAAGCGGAATCCGCCCGCCGTCAGCTGCGTGAAGAGCTGTTGGCGATCGCGCCGATCTTCGGCCAGACGCCGTACTTCATGAGCGAAGAGTTCAGCCTGGTGGATTGCTACCTGGCGCCGCTGCTGTGGCGTTTGCCGCAGCTGGGCATCGAGCTGAGCGGCGCGGGCTCCAAGGAGCTGAAAGGCTACATGACCCGCGTATTCGAACGCGACGCGTTCCTGGCCTCCCTGACCGAAGCCGAGCGCGAAATGCGCCTGCAGACCCGGGGCTAA
- the rpsI gene encoding 30S ribosomal protein S9: protein MAENQYYGTGRRKSSAARVFIKPGNGNIVINQRSLEQYFGRETARMVVRQPLELVDMVGKLDLYITVKGGGISGQAGAIRHGITRALMEYDETLRSELRKAGFVTRDARQVERKKVGLRKARRRPQFSKR, encoded by the coding sequence ATGGCTGAAAATCAATACTACGGCACTGGTCGCCGCAAAAGCTCCGCCGCTCGCGTCTTCATCAAGCCGGGCAACGGTAACATCGTTATCAACCAGCGCAGCCTGGAACAGTACTTCGGTCGCGAAACTGCCCGCATGGTAGTTCGTCAGCCGCTGGAACTGGTCGACATGGTTGGCAAACTGGATCTGTACATCACCGTTAAAGGTGGTGGTATCTCCGGTCAAGCTGGCGCTATCCGTCACGGTATTACCCGTGCACTGATGGAATACGACGAGACTCTGCGTTCTGAACTGCGTAAAGCCGGCTTCGTCACTCGTGACGCTCGTCAGGTTGAACGTAAGAAAGTCGGCCTGCGTAAAGCACGTCGCCGTCCGCAGTTCTCCAAGCGTTAA
- the rplM gene encoding 50S ribosomal protein L13 translates to MKTFTAKPETVKRDWYVVDADGKTLGRLATELARRLRGKHKAEYTPHVDTGDYIIVLNAEKVAVTGNKRTDKVYYHHTGHIGGIKQATFEEMIARRPERVIEIAVKGMLPKGPLGRAMFRKLKVYAGTEHNHAAQQPQVLDI, encoded by the coding sequence ATGAAAACTTTTACAGCTAAACCAGAAACCGTAAAACGCGACTGGTACGTTGTTGATGCAGATGGTAAAACTTTAGGCCGTCTCGCTACTGAACTGGCTCGTCGCCTGCGCGGCAAGCATAAAGCGGAATACACCCCGCACGTGGATACCGGTGATTACATCATCGTTCTGAACGCAGAAAAAGTTGCTGTAACCGGCAACAAGCGTACAGACAAAGTGTACTACCACCACACCGGCCACATCGGTGGTATCAAGCAAGCGACCTTTGAAGAGATGATTGCCCGCCGTCCTGAGCGCGTGATTGAAATCGCGGTTAAAGGCATGCTGCCAAAGGGCCCGCTGGGTCGTGCTATGTTCCGTAAACTGAAAGTTTACGCGGGCACCGAGCACAATCACGCGGCACAGCAACCGCAAGTTCTGGACATTTAA
- the zapE gene encoding cell division protein ZapE — translation MQAQSPLSRYQRLLAAGEYQADEVQCQAVTQLDRIYQALQQAPAASAPTGGLRGKLGRLLGKGAEPARQRPVQGLYMWGGVGRGKTWLMDMFFHSLPGDRKLRLHFHRFMLRVHEELTALQGQENPLETIADGFKAQTDVLCFDEFFVSDITDAMLLATLLQALFARGITLVATSNIPPDDLYRNGLQRARFLPAIELINQYCDVMNVDAGIDYRLRTLTQAHLYLTPLNEQTRETLDRMFVKLAGKPGEEAPVLQVNHRPLQAIRAVDGVLAVDFHTLCEEARSQLDYIALSRLYHSVMLYDVQVMGPLKENTARRFLALVDEFYERHVKLVIAAEAPMFEIYQGERLKFEYQRCLSRLQEMQSEEYLRLPHLP, via the coding sequence ATGCAGGCACAATCACCGTTATCACGTTACCAGCGGCTGCTTGCTGCGGGGGAATATCAGGCCGATGAGGTTCAATGCCAGGCCGTCACTCAGCTGGACCGCATTTATCAGGCGCTGCAGCAGGCGCCGGCCGCGAGCGCGCCAACCGGCGGGCTGCGCGGCAAGCTCGGCCGTTTGCTGGGCAAAGGCGCCGAGCCGGCCCGGCAGCGCCCGGTGCAGGGGCTGTACATGTGGGGCGGCGTCGGGCGCGGCAAAACCTGGCTGATGGACATGTTTTTCCACAGCCTGCCGGGCGATCGCAAGCTGCGGTTGCATTTCCACCGCTTCATGCTGCGGGTGCACGAAGAGCTGACCGCTCTGCAGGGCCAGGAAAATCCGCTGGAAACCATTGCCGACGGCTTCAAGGCGCAAACCGACGTACTGTGCTTCGACGAGTTCTTCGTCTCCGACATCACCGACGCCATGCTGCTGGCCACGCTGCTGCAGGCGCTGTTCGCTCGCGGCATTACGCTGGTGGCCACCTCCAATATTCCGCCGGACGATCTGTACCGCAACGGCCTGCAGCGCGCGCGCTTCCTGCCGGCTATCGAGCTGATCAACCAATACTGCGACGTGATGAACGTCGACGCCGGCATCGACTACCGCCTGCGTACCCTGACGCAGGCGCATCTGTACCTGACGCCGCTCAATGAGCAAACGCGGGAAACCCTGGACCGGATGTTCGTCAAGCTGGCGGGCAAGCCGGGCGAAGAGGCGCCGGTGCTGCAGGTCAACCACCGGCCGCTGCAGGCGATCCGCGCGGTGGACGGCGTGCTGGCGGTGGATTTCCACACCCTGTGCGAAGAGGCGCGCAGCCAGCTGGACTATATTGCGCTGTCGCGCCTGTATCACAGCGTGATGCTGTATGATGTGCAGGTGATGGGGCCGCTGAAAGAGAACACCGCGCGCCGCTTCCTGGCGCTGGTGGATGAATTCTACGAACGCCACGTCAAGCTGGTGATAGCCGCCGAGGCGCCGATGTTCGAGATCTACCAGGGCGAGCGGCTGAAGTTTGAGTATCAGCGCTGCCTGTCGCGCCTGCAGGAGATGCAGAGCGAAGAGTACCTCAGGCTGCCGCACTTGCCCTGA
- the zapG gene encoding Z-ring associated protein ZapG: MTWEYALIGLVVGIVIGAVAMRFGNRKLRQQQVLQNELDKSKTELEEYRQELVGHFARSAELLDNMARDYRQLYQHMAKSSNNLLPDLPIQDNPFRYRLTEAEADNDQAPVEMPRDYSEGASGLLRGQTARRD, encoded by the coding sequence ATGACCTGGGAGTATGCGCTGATTGGTTTGGTGGTCGGTATCGTCATTGGTGCGGTAGCGATGCGATTTGGTAACCGTAAATTACGTCAACAACAAGTTTTGCAGAACGAGTTGGACAAAAGCAAAACCGAGCTGGAAGAGTACCGTCAGGAACTGGTCGGTCACTTTGCCCGCAGCGCCGAGCTGCTGGACAACATGGCGCGCGATTATCGCCAGCTGTATCAGCACATGGCGAAGAGCTCCAATAACCTGCTGCCGGACCTGCCTATCCAGGACAACCCGTTCCGCTATCGCCTGACCGAAGCGGAAGCGGACAACGATCAGGCGCCGGTGGAAATGCCGCGCGACTACTCGGAAGGTGCATCCGGCCTGCTGCGCGGCCAGACGGCGCGCCGCGACTGA
- the degQ gene encoding serine endoprotease DegQ — protein sequence MKKKSLILSALAMSIGLTLSSVPVASAALPVAVQGQPLPSLAPMLEKVLPAVVSVHVEGTQVQRQQLPEELKRFFGPDFPGQQQGSRPFEGLGSGVIIDAAKGYVLTNNHVINNADKIRVLLNDGRELDAKLVGRDEQSDIALLQLSDVKNLTAIKMADSDQLRVGDFAVAVGNPFGLGQTATSGIVSALGRSGLNLEGLENFIQTDASINRGNSGGALVNLNGELIGINTAILAPSGGNVGIGFAIPSNMAKNLSQQLIEFGQVKRGLLGIKGSEMTPDMAKAFNTDAQRGAFVSEVLPKSAAAKAGIKAGDILVSVDGKPVSSFAELRAKIGTTAPGKTVKVGLLRDGKPQEVSVTLDNSDSGSTNAETLSPALQGVSLSNGALPSGDKGVKVDNVDKGSTAAQIGLQKGDVIIGVNRQRVDSITALRKVLEAKPPVMALNVVRGSETIYLLLR from the coding sequence ATGAAGAAAAAGTCGTTAATTCTTAGTGCATTGGCAATGAGCATTGGTCTGACGCTCAGCTCCGTACCGGTCGCCAGCGCGGCCCTGCCCGTCGCCGTTCAGGGGCAGCCGCTGCCGAGCCTGGCGCCGATGCTGGAAAAAGTCTTGCCCGCCGTGGTCAGCGTGCACGTTGAAGGGACCCAGGTACAGCGCCAGCAGCTGCCAGAGGAGCTAAAGCGCTTCTTCGGCCCCGATTTCCCCGGGCAGCAACAGGGGTCTCGGCCGTTTGAAGGCCTGGGATCCGGCGTGATCATCGACGCCGCCAAGGGCTATGTGCTGACCAACAACCACGTCATCAACAACGCCGACAAGATCCGCGTGCTGCTGAACGACGGCCGCGAGCTGGACGCCAAGCTGGTCGGCCGCGATGAGCAATCCGACATCGCACTGCTGCAGCTCAGCGACGTCAAAAACCTGACCGCCATCAAAATGGCCGACTCCGATCAACTGCGCGTCGGCGACTTCGCGGTGGCCGTCGGCAACCCGTTCGGCCTCGGCCAGACCGCCACCTCCGGCATCGTCTCGGCGCTGGGGCGCAGCGGCCTGAACCTCGAAGGGCTGGAGAACTTCATCCAGACCGACGCCTCGATCAACCGCGGCAACTCCGGCGGCGCGCTGGTCAACCTCAACGGCGAGCTGATCGGCATCAACACCGCCATTCTGGCGCCGAGCGGCGGCAACGTCGGCATCGGCTTCGCCATTCCGAGCAACATGGCGAAAAACCTCAGCCAGCAACTGATCGAATTCGGCCAGGTGAAGCGCGGCCTGTTGGGCATCAAAGGCAGCGAAATGACGCCTGACATGGCCAAAGCCTTCAATACCGACGCCCAACGCGGCGCCTTCGTCAGCGAAGTGCTGCCGAAATCCGCCGCCGCCAAGGCCGGCATCAAGGCCGGCGACATCCTGGTTTCCGTCGACGGCAAGCCGGTCAGCAGCTTCGCCGAACTGCGCGCCAAGATCGGCACCACCGCGCCGGGCAAAACCGTCAAGGTCGGCCTGCTGCGCGACGGCAAACCGCAGGAGGTCTCGGTGACGCTGGACAACAGCGACAGCGGCTCAACCAACGCGGAAACGCTGTCGCCCGCGCTGCAGGGGGTTTCGCTCAGCAACGGCGCGTTGCCGAGCGGCGATAAGGGCGTGAAGGTGGATAACGTCGACAAAGGCTCGACGGCGGCGCAGATCGGCCTGCAGAAAGGCGATGTGATCATCGGCGTCAACCGCCAACGCGTCGACAGCATCACCGCGCTGCGCAAGGTGCTGGAAGCCAAACCGCCGGTCATGGCGCTGAATGTGGTACGCGGCTCCGAAACCATTTATCTGCTGTTGCGTTAA
- the degS gene encoding outer membrane-stress sensor serine endopeptidase DegS has protein sequence MFAKLLRSVIIGLIVAGLLLAVLPVLRSSNSLFTEKLENTRDETPVSYNKAVRRAAPAVVNIYNRNLNGATNVLSLGSGVIMNERGYIITNRHVIKDAQQITVVLQDGRRYEALLVGSDGLTDLAVLKIDPGNLPVIPINNARIAHVGDVVLAIGNPYNLGQTVTQGILSATGRISMSTTGRQTFLQTDASINRGNSGGALVNSLGELIGINTLTYDKITDGETPEGLGFAIPIELATKIMDKLIRDGRVIRGYFGIQGKEIIPLRSSNSGIDRLQGIIVTEITPNGPAGNAGFQINDIIINVDNKPAVSVLETMDQVAEIRPGTEIPVVVLREGKRITLKMTVGEFPEDNN, from the coding sequence ATGTTTGCTAAGCTCTTGCGTTCTGTCATTATTGGTCTCATCGTTGCCGGTCTGCTGCTGGCCGTGCTGCCCGTGCTGCGTTCTTCCAATAGTCTGTTTACAGAAAAGCTTGAGAATACCCGCGACGAGACCCCGGTGAGCTACAACAAAGCGGTGCGCCGCGCCGCGCCGGCGGTGGTGAACATCTATAATCGCAACCTGAACGGCGCCACCAACGTGCTGTCGCTCGGTTCCGGCGTGATCATGAACGAACGCGGCTATATCATCACCAACCGCCACGTGATCAAGGACGCGCAACAAATCACCGTGGTGCTGCAGGATGGCCGCCGTTACGAAGCGCTGCTGGTCGGCTCCGACGGCCTCACCGATCTGGCGGTGCTGAAGATCGATCCCGGCAACCTGCCGGTTATCCCTATCAACAACGCCCGCATCGCCCACGTGGGCGACGTCGTGCTGGCGATCGGCAACCCCTACAACCTGGGGCAGACCGTCACCCAGGGCATTCTCAGCGCCACCGGCCGCATCAGTATGAGCACCACCGGCCGCCAGACCTTCCTGCAGACCGACGCCTCGATCAACCGCGGCAACTCCGGCGGCGCGCTGGTCAACTCGCTGGGCGAACTGATCGGCATCAATACCCTGACCTACGACAAAATCACCGACGGCGAAACGCCGGAAGGCCTCGGTTTCGCCATCCCGATCGAGCTGGCCACCAAGATCATGGACAAGCTGATCCGCGACGGCCGCGTCATTCGCGGTTACTTCGGCATCCAGGGCAAGGAAATCATCCCGCTGCGCTCCTCCAATTCCGGTATCGATCGCCTGCAGGGCATCATCGTCACCGAGATCACGCCAAATGGCCCGGCGGGCAACGCCGGCTTCCAGATCAACGACATCATCATCAACGTGGACAACAAGCCTGCTGTCTCGGTGCTGGAAACCATGGACCAGGTGGCGGAAATCCGGCCAGGAACGGAAATTCCGGTGGTGGTGCTGCGCGAAGGCAAACGCATCACGCTGAAGATGACGGTGGGTGAGTTCCCGGAAGACAATAATTAG
- a CDS encoding ShlB/FhaC/HecB family hemolysin secretion/activation protein: MTKFIISGNHSIPSEKILPLLRDLNGRELTLPQLKQAAQRVTSYYRQRGYVLTTAYLPKQEIVDGRVHIDVLEGRYGQIRLNNRSHAGDGVLLQPLSALKSGMPVTGARLERSLLLLSDTPGVKVNSTLLPGERPGTTDWQIDATPGPWVNGSLQADNYGDSYTGEYRGGGALSVNSPLRLGDRLDLRLLSSDKRQRYYRVSYQLPVGPWSTRPGVAHSSMRYRLGKDFSELQAHGNAAINSIFVAQPLLRSRALNLNAQLQFEDKTLQDDIDLFDSRSRKRIALWTAEISLNAQDRWHGGGQSAASLAYAFGHLRIDDPYARRWDRLTAETAGQFSKLMLSALRLQTLNDRVQLYGQLNAQWSPGNLDASEKFNVGGPYGVRAYAPGSGNGDLGWQASLELRYALHPGWQLSAFVDQGQARLNRQPWTPEKNTLHMSAAGSALAWGGASHQLSLTAAWPLAQSGPGGNTEKSPRIWLQAARYF; the protein is encoded by the coding sequence GTGACGAAGTTTATTATCAGCGGCAACCACAGTATTCCTTCCGAAAAGATATTGCCGCTGCTGCGCGACTTGAATGGCCGGGAATTAACCCTGCCCCAGCTAAAACAAGCGGCCCAGCGCGTCACTTCTTATTATCGTCAACGGGGGTACGTGTTGACGACCGCTTATTTGCCCAAGCAGGAAATCGTCGATGGCCGGGTGCATATTGACGTGCTCGAAGGCCGTTATGGGCAAATCCGGCTGAATAACCGTTCGCACGCGGGCGACGGCGTATTGCTGCAGCCCCTGTCCGCACTGAAAAGCGGCATGCCGGTAACCGGCGCTCGGCTTGAACGCAGCCTGCTGTTATTAAGCGATACTCCCGGCGTGAAAGTGAATAGCACCCTGCTGCCGGGCGAGCGGCCCGGCACCACCGACTGGCAAATAGACGCGACGCCCGGGCCGTGGGTCAACGGCTCGTTGCAGGCCGACAACTACGGCGACAGCTATACCGGCGAGTATCGCGGCGGCGGCGCGCTCAGCGTCAATAGCCCACTGCGGCTGGGCGACAGGCTGGATCTGCGCCTGCTGAGCAGCGATAAGCGCCAGCGCTATTACCGCGTTTCGTACCAACTTCCCGTCGGCCCTTGGTCCACCCGGCCGGGCGTTGCCCATTCATCGATGCGCTATCGGCTGGGGAAAGACTTTAGCGAGCTGCAGGCGCACGGCAACGCCGCCATCAACAGCATTTTCGTTGCCCAACCGCTGCTGCGCAGCCGCGCGCTGAATCTCAATGCGCAGCTGCAGTTCGAAGATAAAACGCTGCAGGACGACATCGATCTGTTCGATAGCCGCAGCCGGAAGCGCATCGCGCTCTGGACGGCGGAAATCAGCCTCAATGCGCAGGACCGCTGGCATGGCGGGGGGCAAAGCGCGGCCTCGCTGGCTTACGCCTTCGGGCACCTGCGGATTGACGACCCCTACGCTCGCCGATGGGACAGGCTCACCGCAGAGACCGCGGGCCAGTTCAGCAAGCTGATGCTCAGCGCGCTGCGCCTGCAAACTCTAAACGACCGCGTCCAGCTCTATGGTCAGCTGAACGCGCAGTGGTCGCCGGGCAACCTCGACGCCTCGGAAAAATTCAACGTTGGCGGCCCTTACGGCGTGCGCGCCTATGCGCCAGGCAGCGGCAACGGCGATCTGGGTTGGCAAGCCAGCCTGGAACTGCGCTATGCCCTGCATCCCGGGTGGCAGCTGAGCGCTTTTGTCGATCAGGGCCAGGCGCGCCTCAACCGGCAGCCCTGGACGCCAGAAAAAAACACTCTGCATATGTCGGCCGCCGGTTCGGCGCTGGCCTGGGGCGGCGCCAGCCACCAACTCTCCCTGACGGCGGCATGGCCGCTGGCCCAATCGGGCCCCGGCGGCAACACGGAAAAGTCCCCCCGCATTTGGCTTCAGGCTGCCAGATATTTCTGA